A window of the Coprobacter fastidiosus genome harbors these coding sequences:
- a CDS encoding O-antigen ligase family protein, whose amino-acid sequence MENLSNVGWDNNVSGFKFLYRPLGYLNNVWNTFSIVYLGILGLCGWYCRDSRAWLIFLYVALILVIINILFSFSRGANLALSVFLLGSTILFFCCKMSLRKKIGLFILTLSIIAFALIPYYEDVLKSMHWGETVSQQRSVSGRIASLYAAWTVFKEKPVIGFGSGNYSLVVDSLLFEKENVAFTNFAPNILVQLGVEKGITGFLIFGLFMGYFFWYFIKEKKNGGSYFIALTILAVGIKEMTFSSFLECEGIRVLLITLLAIWQNRYISCRYMVISAGPKLRSIAVLSLVILCSFVTVFIVRHNRNEYFNYKCLENINLSRLDSASFYISKTHENLPYLINRSTVNWLQYNDSKDKKYLESSIQYLREAISINPKDVMLHYNMSVLLECIGRRDSAQNISRRLLEKCPDNALFCIGAFNLEYKSGEMERAVSHLTHAIKLSPKILETDLWKQCALDNSYVKKNVIDFLIKGAD is encoded by the coding sequence GTGGAAAATTTATCAAATGTGGGTTGGGATAATAATGTTTCTGGTTTCAAATTCCTTTATCGACCGTTAGGATATTTAAATAATGTGTGGAATACTTTCTCTATTGTTTATTTAGGCATATTGGGATTATGCGGATGGTATTGTCGTGATAGCAGGGCGTGGCTGATTTTTTTATACGTTGCATTGATTCTTGTCATAATAAATATTTTATTTTCTTTTTCGCGCGGGGCTAATTTGGCATTATCCGTTTTTTTATTGGGTAGTACTATTTTGTTCTTTTGCTGTAAGATGTCTTTGAGAAAAAAAATTGGACTTTTCATTTTGACATTGTCAATTATAGCTTTTGCTTTAATTCCGTATTATGAAGATGTGCTTAAATCGATGCATTGGGGAGAGACTGTTTCTCAGCAACGTAGTGTTTCCGGTCGCATCGCTTCTTTATATGCTGCATGGACTGTCTTTAAAGAGAAACCTGTTATTGGATTTGGTTCCGGTAATTATTCTTTGGTAGTGGATTCTTTACTCTTTGAGAAAGAGAATGTAGCATTTACTAATTTTGCGCCGAATATATTGGTGCAGCTGGGGGTAGAGAAAGGTATAACCGGATTTTTGATATTCGGGTTATTTATGGGTTATTTTTTTTGGTACTTTATAAAGGAGAAAAAAAATGGAGGGTCGTATTTTATTGCATTGACAATATTGGCCGTTGGAATAAAGGAAATGACTTTTTCTTCTTTCCTTGAGTGTGAGGGTATTCGGGTTTTATTGATTACTTTATTGGCTATTTGGCAGAATCGGTATATTTCATGCCGATATATGGTAATTTCTGCAGGTCCTAAATTACGAAGTATAGCGGTTTTGTCTCTTGTTATATTATGTTCGTTTGTTACTGTTTTTATTGTTCGTCATAATAGAAATGAATACTTTAATTATAAGTGTCTGGAAAATATTAATTTATCTCGTCTCGATTCTGCATCTTTTTATATAAGTAAAACTCATGAAAATTTGCCATATCTTATTAATCGGAGTACTGTAAATTGGCTGCAATATAACGATTCTAAGGATAAAAAATATTTAGAGAGTTCTATACAATATTTACGGGAAGCTATTTCTATAAATCCTAAAGATGTCATGTTACATTATAACATGTCTGTTTTGTTAGAATGTATTGGACGGAGGGATTCTGCTCAAAATATATCGAGAAGATTATTGGAAAAGTGTCCGGATAATGCACTGTTTTGTATTGGAGCTTTTAACCTTGAGTATAAAAGCGGGGAAATGGAACGTGCGGTGTCTCACTTAACACATGCAATAAAATTGTCGCCTAAAATTTTAGAGACAGATTTGTGGAAGCAATGTGCTTTGGATAATAGTTATGTGAAAAAAAATGTTATTGATTTTTTGATAAAAGGCGCAGATTGA
- a CDS encoding ABC transporter ATP-binding protein, with the protein MIELKSVSKVFQTKDIETRALDDICLKINSSEFVSIMGPSGCGKSTLLNLIGLLDQPTAGTILIHDTDVSRMSDREAARFRNKSLGFVFQNFHLVPSLNVMDNVELPLLYGRVAAVERKERVKEVLNMVGLSHRMKHFPSQLSGGQCQRVAIARAIVGHPEIILADEPTGNLDSRMGEEIMDILLELNELGVTVVMVTHDEHIASKTGRIVRLLDGKLV; encoded by the coding sequence ATGATAGAATTAAAATCGGTAAGTAAGGTCTTTCAAACGAAAGACATTGAGACACGCGCATTGGATGATATTTGTTTAAAGATTAATTCGTCAGAGTTTGTCTCTATAATGGGGCCTTCGGGTTGCGGAAAAAGTACATTGTTGAATTTGATCGGTTTGCTGGATCAACCGACTGCCGGAACTATACTGATACATGATACGGATGTATCGAGGATGAGTGATCGGGAGGCTGCCCGGTTTCGGAACAAGAGTCTTGGATTTGTTTTTCAGAATTTCCATTTGGTCCCCTCTCTGAATGTTATGGATAATGTTGAGTTGCCGTTATTATATGGCCGGGTTGCCGCTGTCGAAAGGAAAGAGCGGGTAAAAGAAGTCTTGAATATGGTGGGGCTGTCGCATCGGATGAAGCATTTTCCGTCCCAGTTGTCAGGGGGGCAATGCCAGCGTGTTGCGATTGCAAGAGCGATTGTCGGACATCCGGAGATAATTCTTGCCGATGAGCCTACCGGAAATTTGGATAGCCGTATGGGAGAAGAGATTATGGATATTTTGTTGGAGTTGAACGAGCTTGGGGTTACGGTGGTAATGGTTACTCATGATGAGCATATTGCTTCCAAAACAGGACGAATAGTACGATTGTTGGATGGAAAACTCGTTTAG
- a CDS encoding ABC transporter permease: protein MKIVLSYIKTALYNIKRNKAYAIFYILGTTLAFVFIAIILHVVKLITTDAEPMLYGDRIVTVSGSQLYNMQGQYIGGIYPMEMEQFFAALKGYEMVSYDNDESSIVYMNDQLKAVDVSFIGGDYFKMYQYRFIDGTSFDREDAREGKKVAVIKESLARVGFPGGKAVGEKIKIQGIEYEVIGVVADYSMFSAPTLASVWIPYRYNKFIPSAHFCYNVNILFPEDMDVTQMKELVCNNVRATVENRGMTVDILPEKIYTKKEERIREYGTNIMLYGAGAAIFLLLIIPALNIVTLNFSNMESRASEIAISRAIGATRISVFFQIMGENFFLVLIGAILGVLLVLPMSYGVQSLVLGGSLNEKMLLIASLDMSVIWCQVLPLAILFSLLSGGLPAYLITRKNIAEVLKGGNE from the coding sequence ATGAAAATTGTGTTGAGTTACATAAAGACAGCTTTATATAATATAAAGCGGAATAAGGCTTATGCGATATTCTATATTTTGGGTACGACGTTGGCATTTGTTTTCATTGCTATTATATTGCATGTTGTCAAACTTATTACTACCGATGCAGAGCCGATGTTATATGGCGATCGAATTGTGACGGTAAGCGGTTCTCAGCTTTACAATATGCAGGGACAATATATCGGAGGAATTTATCCCATGGAAATGGAGCAGTTTTTTGCGGCATTGAAAGGTTATGAAATGGTTTCGTATGATAATGATGAGTCTTCTATTGTTTATATGAATGATCAGTTGAAGGCTGTAGATGTGTCATTTATCGGGGGCGATTATTTTAAAATGTATCAATACCGTTTTATCGATGGGACATCGTTTGATCGTGAGGATGCTCGAGAGGGGAAAAAAGTCGCTGTAATTAAAGAAAGTTTGGCAAGAGTCGGTTTTCCGGGAGGTAAAGCGGTTGGCGAGAAAATTAAGATTCAAGGTATTGAATATGAAGTAATCGGTGTCGTTGCCGATTATTCGATGTTTTCTGCACCTACACTTGCCAGTGTTTGGATTCCGTACCGATATAATAAATTTATCCCTTCTGCTCATTTTTGTTATAATGTGAATATTCTATTCCCGGAAGATATGGATGTTACCCAGATGAAAGAATTGGTATGTAACAATGTGCGGGCTACAGTAGAAAATAGGGGTATGACAGTAGACATATTGCCGGAGAAGATTTATACCAAAAAGGAGGAACGGATAAGAGAATACGGGACAAATATCATGTTGTACGGTGCCGGAGCTGCTATTTTCTTGTTGTTGATTATTCCTGCTTTGAATATCGTGACATTGAATTTTTCCAATATGGAGAGCCGGGCTTCGGAGATTGCGATTTCCCGGGCGATTGGGGCTACTCGCATTTCGGTTTTTTTCCAGATTATGGGTGAAAATTTCTTTTTGGTATTGATCGGGGCTATTTTAGGTGTTCTTTTGGTTTTACCGATGTCCTATGGGGTACAGAGTCTTGTCCTGGGCGGATCTCTTAATGAAAAAATGTTGTTGATCGCTTCTCTTGATATGTCGGTTATTTGGTGTCAGGTATTGCCCTTGGCTATTTTGTTCTCTTTATTATCAGGTGGGCTGCCGGCCTATTTAATTACACGAAAAAATATTGCAGAGGTATTGAAAGGAGGAAACGAATAA
- a CDS encoding ABC transporter permease produces the protein MRKFLLKMIWNRRNKVWEILVEQFFIVLVLMLCLGSLFSALKKYNDPGLLNTDNTFVFSCMPVNFNSRASLRESGRITSLVVERLRTNPAIESVTVGSGLAPYMRDGDNYSGDTVRINDKKIMAAIKTVDKYALDVFDIRLEEGEWFTGETKLADGSLPVVVSRQLVDAVGWVDAVGKKFVYRNRELTVIGVVAGVKHAVFEPSSEAILFPFEHLPFMECVAKVKKGHEADFYNACDKEFKRAGLNNDVELFVSPMEEWKAFSMVGTMLSVAAQAVPAFFLFIFAFIGTFGLFWLQSKKRLKEYALQLALGATRRDLMKMVLGESLLISVMASIPSVLLAFFIYDFTVENIAAVVTTILLMCLFSLFSAWYPAYRISRVNPAEVLHYE, from the coding sequence ATGAGAAAGTTTTTGCTAAAGATGATCTGGAATCGTCGGAATAAGGTTTGGGAAATTTTGGTAGAACAATTTTTTATCGTATTGGTGTTGATGCTGTGTCTCGGATCTCTGTTTTCGGCATTGAAAAAATATAATGATCCGGGGCTGTTAAACACAGATAATACATTTGTGTTTTCTTGTATGCCGGTTAATTTTAATTCGCGGGCTTCTTTACGGGAATCCGGACGCATAACATCTCTTGTCGTTGAACGGTTGAGAACCAATCCTGCAATAGAAAGTGTGACTGTGGGTAGCGGATTGGCCCCATATATGAGAGACGGCGATAACTATAGTGGAGATACGGTCCGGATTAACGATAAAAAAATCATGGCAGCTATAAAGACTGTCGATAAATATGCTCTTGATGTATTTGATATTCGTTTGGAAGAAGGAGAGTGGTTTACCGGAGAGACCAAATTGGCTGATGGCTCTCTTCCTGTTGTTGTTTCCCGGCAATTGGTAGATGCTGTCGGGTGGGTAGATGCCGTCGGCAAGAAGTTTGTATATAGAAATCGGGAACTTACGGTAATCGGAGTTGTTGCAGGGGTGAAGCATGCAGTATTCGAACCTTCGTCAGAGGCGATACTTTTCCCTTTCGAGCATTTGCCCTTTATGGAATGTGTCGCTAAAGTAAAAAAAGGGCATGAAGCCGACTTTTATAATGCTTGCGATAAAGAGTTCAAACGGGCTGGCTTGAATAATGATGTCGAGTTGTTTGTTTCTCCGATGGAAGAGTGGAAGGCTTTTTCAATGGTTGGGACGATGCTTTCAGTTGCAGCACAAGCCGTGCCGGCTTTTTTCTTGTTTATTTTTGCGTTTATTGGAACATTCGGATTATTTTGGTTACAGTCGAAAAAAAGGTTGAAAGAGTATGCTTTGCAGTTGGCTTTAGGAGCAACACGTAGAGATCTTATGAAAATGGTGCTTGGAGAAAGTTTGTTGATTTCGGTAATGGCTTCTATTCCTTCAGTACTGTTGGCATTTTTTATTTATGATTTTACCGTAGAAAATATTGCTGCAGTTGTGACCACAATATTGCTGATGTGTTTGTTTTCATTATTTAGTGCATGGTATCCGGCATACCGAATTTCTCGTGTAAATCCGGCAGAGGTATTGCATTATGAATAA
- a CDS encoding TolC family protein — MKLWMICIVFLFPTCLWGQKDTLSLSMDQALNIARIFSIDAIVARNTLQIAYWSYRNYKADLLPSMVLDGTLPSLDKSLSSYQKEDGTYSFVTNRLLSENLNLSITQNIPYTGGSISLQSQLQRIDQLDGDRNTSYLSVPLGLTLSQPLITARPLRWSMRIEPKKYKEALQQYCVSMEAVNMQTVKHYFEFLLASVNKNIAEQNLKNAEELLKIAQGKKKIGIISDNDLLQLELGRLNASSNLIKAEQEYDNKMYAFRNYLRYDDSVVLKIDVPQKCPVVKISPREVLDIALKNNPLNYSIERQLLEAKQQIAQARVDRGFKADIYASVGFTGSDNSLSGTYQNLQNRQVVSLGIRIPILDWGKGRGRVRLAKSQQELIKAQIEQSQMNFERDVTLSVNQFQDQTRLLDIAVLADSVAQCRYKTAYNIFVMGNINVLDINSAQVERDNARREYISQLYTSWLYYYNIRQLSLYDFVRDEDIIYEMIKN, encoded by the coding sequence ATGAAACTATGGATGATATGTATAGTCTTTCTGTTCCCTACCTGTTTGTGGGGGCAGAAAGATACTTTGTCTCTCTCTATGGATCAGGCTTTAAATATAGCTCGTATTTTTTCTATTGATGCAATCGTGGCAAGAAATACTTTGCAGATTGCTTATTGGTCGTACCGTAATTATAAGGCGGATTTGTTACCCAGTATGGTTTTAGATGGCACTTTGCCCAGCTTGGATAAGTCATTGTCTTCTTATCAGAAAGAAGATGGTACATATTCGTTCGTTACAAACCGTCTGCTCAGTGAAAATTTGAATCTTTCTATTACTCAAAATATTCCTTATACGGGAGGTTCTATTTCTTTACAGTCACAATTGCAACGTATTGACCAGTTGGACGGAGATCGTAATACAAGTTATTTGAGCGTCCCTTTAGGATTGACCCTTTCTCAGCCTTTGATTACAGCTCGGCCATTAAGATGGTCGATGCGTATAGAGCCCAAGAAGTATAAAGAGGCATTACAACAATATTGTGTAAGTATGGAGGCTGTAAATATGCAGACAGTCAAGCATTATTTCGAATTTTTATTAGCATCGGTAAATAAAAATATCGCAGAACAGAATCTGAAAAATGCTGAGGAATTGTTGAAAATAGCTCAGGGTAAGAAAAAGATCGGAATAATATCGGATAATGATTTGCTGCAACTGGAATTAGGAAGATTGAATGCTTCGTCAAATTTGATAAAAGCGGAACAAGAGTATGATAATAAGATGTATGCTTTTCGAAATTATTTGCGATATGATGATTCTGTCGTGTTGAAAATTGATGTTCCGCAAAAATGTCCTGTTGTAAAGATTTCACCACGTGAGGTTTTAGATATTGCATTAAAAAATAATCCTTTAAATTATTCGATCGAAAGGCAGTTGTTAGAGGCAAAACAGCAAATTGCCCAAGCTCGAGTAGATCGTGGATTTAAAGCGGATATTTATGCTTCGGTAGGATTTACGGGAAGTGATAATAGTTTATCCGGAACATATCAGAATTTACAGAATCGTCAGGTTGTGAGTTTAGGAATACGTATTCCTATTTTAGATTGGGGAAAAGGTCGGGGACGAGTGCGGTTGGCGAAGTCGCAGCAAGAGCTCATAAAGGCGCAAATTGAGCAAAGCCAGATGAATTTTGAACGAGATGTAACGTTATCTGTCAATCAATTTCAAGATCAGACACGATTGTTAGATATTGCTGTTCTTGCAGATTCTGTTGCACAATGTCGGTATAAAACAGCATACAATATCTTTGTTATGGGAAATATTAATGTCTTGGATATAAATTCGGCTCAAGTAGAACGGGATAATGCCCGTAGAGAATATATTTCTCAGTTATATACCTCTTGGTTATATTATTACAATATTCGACAGCTATCCCTTTATGATTTTGTTCGAGATGAGGATATTATATATGAAATGATAAAAAATTAA